In the genome of Arthrobacter sp. PAMC25284, the window TCGGGGACCTCTTCCAGGTCCTGCCGCAGGCGGCCGAAGAAATCAAGAAACGCCGGGGCTGATCCCATGAGCATTGGCGCCGGCCGGCCGCAGAGCCCGTTTGATCCGGAAACGTCCCGGATTGAACGGGTCCTCTGCTTCACGGCGCACCCCGACGACATTGATTTTGGAGCTGCGGGCACCATCGCGGCCTGGACCGCCGCCGGCGTGCAGGTCAGCTACTGCATCATGACCGACGGCGACGCCGGCGGCTTCGATCCGGGGCAGCGCGATGAAATCGCGCTGCTGCGGATCGCCGAGCAGAAACGTGCCGCCGCCCTCGTTGGTGTCACGGACATCCACTATCTGCACCAGCGTGACGGCTACCTTGAGGCCTCGCATGAGGTGATCCGCGAGGTGGTGCGGCTGATCCGCGGGCTGCGGCCCGACATCGTGGTCTCCATGCACCCCGAACGCAACTGGAACCGGATCCAGAAGAGCCACCCGGACCACCTCGCCGTGGGGGAGGCCGTGACCCGGGCCGTATATCCGGCGCTGGAGAACCCGTTCGCGTACCCGGAACTCGCCGATGCCGGCCTGGCCGCCTACAAACTGCCGTGGCTATGGCTCTTCGCCGGACCGGACGAGCGCGAGAACCACTTCGTCGACGTCACCGACCATATCGACAGCAAGCTCGAAGCGATCCACATCCATGTCAGCCAGCATCCCGACGTGGACGCCATGGAGCGCACCGTGCGGGGTCTCATGCTGAAGACTGGACGCCGGGCAGGGCTTCCCGCCGGCCGCAGCGCCGAGGCTTTCCACGTGGTGGCGGTCAACGGGCCCGCAACGATCGCCGGATTTTAACGCCCGCGAAGCCGCGCAGGCCGCGGAACCCCACCCGGCAGGGAAGGGAACCGGCGGCCTGCGCGGCTTCTGAAGTTAATTTTTGGGTCGGCGCCCTTCGGCGCCGACCCGGGCGTCAGACCCCGAGCGGTGCCGCGGCGACGGTCGGCAGCGTCGGTGAGGCCGAGCCGCCCGCAGGTTCCACGGTAATCCCCAGAGCCGCGG includes:
- a CDS encoding PIG-L deacetylase family protein; its protein translation is MSIGAGRPQSPFDPETSRIERVLCFTAHPDDIDFGAAGTIAAWTAAGVQVSYCIMTDGDAGGFDPGQRDEIALLRIAEQKRAAALVGVTDIHYLHQRDGYLEASHEVIREVVRLIRGLRPDIVVSMHPERNWNRIQKSHPDHLAVGEAVTRAVYPALENPFAYPELADAGLAAYKLPWLWLFAGPDERENHFVDVTDHIDSKLEAIHIHVSQHPDVDAMERTVRGLMLKTGRRAGLPAGRSAEAFHVVAVNGPATIAGF